Proteins encoded by one window of Mesotoga sp. UBA6090:
- a CDS encoding LacI family DNA-binding transcriptional regulator has protein sequence MEEKAKRVIKTRLEDLAREANVSKATVSLALNGNPKVAAKTVELITKLAAEHNYTPNSFARRLSKRTSETVSLFMMGKATEYSGWLIPSSWLFYNPIFKGVSLTLSEKHYQFSFEFIDLDGKKRENNIISHAQSSSADGLLILIIDESDYSFLESLDAFLPIITINKKLSDTLSSFEIDNYKGANDVVNYLATLGHRKIAHIGGPFHAYNAVDRFNGYVASLKEIGVMFREDYVVEGDWNIESGREGMKTLLNLPEPPTAVFCANDHMAIGAMEAVEEAGLTIPRDISLIGYDDTEMSRVVRPKLTSVSQPLEKLGRMAANEILRRITARSAPDSKKHVVLPPLLVKRESCCEPSR, from the coding sequence TTGGAAGAGAAAGCAAAGAGAGTGATAAAAACCAGACTGGAAGATTTAGCAAGGGAAGCAAATGTTTCAAAGGCAACAGTCTCTTTGGCGCTTAACGGCAATCCGAAGGTTGCCGCCAAGACTGTAGAACTCATTACCAAGCTGGCTGCAGAACACAACTACACTCCGAATTCTTTCGCCAGGAGACTCTCAAAAAGAACTAGTGAAACAGTGTCCCTGTTTATGATGGGGAAAGCTACAGAATACTCTGGTTGGTTAATACCTTCTAGCTGGCTCTTCTACAATCCGATATTTAAGGGAGTTAGTTTAACTCTGTCTGAAAAGCATTATCAGTTCTCTTTTGAATTCATTGATCTGGACGGCAAGAAGAGAGAAAACAACATTATTAGCCATGCTCAGAGCAGTAGCGCTGACGGACTGCTGATACTAATAATTGATGAATCAGACTACTCTTTTCTCGAAAGTCTCGACGCCTTCTTGCCAATAATTACGATCAACAAGAAGCTGAGTGATACACTTAGTTCTTTTGAAATAGACAATTACAAGGGAGCAAATGATGTTGTGAATTATCTGGCCACACTTGGTCACAGAAAAATCGCCCACATTGGCGGGCCCTTTCACGCATATAATGCGGTAGATAGATTCAATGGTTATGTTGCTTCTTTGAAAGAAATCGGAGTTATGTTCCGAGAAGATTACGTTGTCGAGGGTGACTGGAATATTGAATCAGGTAGGGAAGGAATGAAAACTCTTCTGAACCTTCCTGAACCACCAACAGCTGTTTTTTGTGCGAATGATCACATGGCAATTGGCGCTATGGAGGCAGTTGAAGAAGCTGGGCTTACTATTCCGAGAGACATCTCTTTGATTGGATATGACGACACAGAAATGTCAAGGGTAGTGAGGCCAAAGCTAACCTCAGTAAGTCAGCCTCTAGAAAAGCTTGGTCGTATGGCCGCGAATGAAATACTAAGGAGAATCACTGCGAGGAGCGCTCCTGACTCGAAAAAGCATGTTGTTCTGCCGCCCTTGCTAGTGAAAAGAGAATCCTGTTGCGAGCCATCCAGATAG
- a CDS encoding transporter substrate-binding domain-containing protein, giving the protein MKKVLIVLLILSVIFAGTIMGADKLDKILQEGKIVVGIALGGPPIGFRNEKNEPMGYDVDVATLIAEALGVELEIVEVTGATRIPMLMSDKIDLVIANMTANLERAKSVDFSMPYLRTGIKILVRTGSDIESIEDFNGRKVAIGRGTTGEALVKKMAPDTEFVYIEEFTNAILLLRQNKVEAAIEDGTLVDYMAGQYDEFTAMPKLYTSDPIGIGVQKGNPDLLRWIDMFVSQFISTGQQAELYKKWWGVLPTAELAYIW; this is encoded by the coding sequence GTGAAGAAAGTATTGATTGTATTGTTGATTCTAAGCGTGATTTTTGCAGGTACGATAATGGGTGCGGACAAACTTGACAAGATTCTACAAGAGGGGAAAATTGTTGTTGGGATAGCGCTTGGTGGACCCCCAATAGGCTTCAGGAATGAGAAAAATGAGCCTATGGGCTATGATGTCGATGTTGCCACTCTAATTGCAGAAGCTTTAGGTGTGGAACTAGAAATAGTTGAAGTAACAGGTGCCACAAGAATACCTATGCTGATGTCTGACAAAATTGACCTTGTAATTGCCAACATGACAGCAAATCTCGAGAGGGCAAAGTCGGTAGATTTCTCAATGCCTTATCTTAGAACCGGCATAAAAATCCTTGTTAGAACCGGTAGCGATATCGAGAGCATAGAGGATTTCAATGGGAGAAAGGTCGCAATTGGCAGAGGAACGACAGGTGAAGCGCTTGTAAAAAAGATGGCCCCAGACACCGAATTTGTCTACATTGAAGAGTTTACTAACGCGATTCTTCTGCTAAGGCAGAACAAAGTTGAAGCAGCAATCGAAGATGGAACATTAGTTGACTACATGGCCGGTCAGTATGATGAATTCACCGCGATGCCTAAACTGTACACTTCTGATCCTATAGGTATTGGTGTACAGAAAGGAAATCCTGATCTCTTGAGATGGATAGATATGTTTGTTTCGCAGTTTATTAGCACCGGTCAGCAGGCAGAACTATACAAGAAGTGGTGGGGTGTTCTGCCGACTGCAGAACTCGCTTACATCTGGTAG
- a CDS encoding amino acid ABC transporter permease, with protein MTLHFRVIFNNLDFLLEGLKMTFYISVFSLIIGFFIGLVVAFMRISKNKLFSSIAIAYVEFFRNTPFLVQLFFFYFGLPELGISTEPVTTAIIALGINNAAYNSEIIRAGIISINKGLVEGAESLGFTKFQIVRLIIIPNALRVTFKPLGSNFINLILTTSVAVSITANELMSNAMTLSSNTFRPFEIYLTILVLYCVLTFSLSGLIHFVDRKFISKGIS; from the coding sequence TTGACCTTACATTTCAGAGTTATTTTCAACAATCTTGACTTCTTGCTCGAAGGGCTCAAGATGACGTTCTATATTTCGGTTTTCTCTTTAATAATAGGTTTCTTTATTGGCCTTGTAGTAGCTTTCATGAGGATCTCAAAGAATAAACTCTTTTCAAGCATAGCGATAGCATATGTCGAATTCTTCAGAAACACTCCATTTCTTGTTCAGTTGTTCTTTTTCTACTTCGGACTGCCTGAGTTGGGAATTTCAACAGAGCCGGTGACAACGGCTATTATTGCTTTAGGAATCAACAACGCGGCTTATAACAGTGAAATTATCAGAGCGGGTATTATCTCAATAAATAAGGGATTAGTTGAAGGAGCTGAATCACTAGGATTCACGAAGTTTCAAATTGTACGTCTGATAATCATTCCTAATGCATTAAGAGTGACGTTCAAACCGCTTGGAAGCAATTTTATTAACTTGATACTTACAACTTCCGTTGCTGTGTCAATTACAGCTAACGAACTGATGAGTAATGCGATGACTCTGTCTTCAAATACCTTCAGACCATTTGAAATATACTTGACGATACTAGTTCTGTATTGTGTATTGACGTTCTCTCTCTCCGGACTCATTCATTTTGTAGACAGAAAATTCATAAGCAAGGGAATCTCCTAA
- a CDS encoding amino acid ABC transporter permease codes for MEQYIFPKLTSYDALLLLKGMGMTITVTLLAIAIGLVVGFFIGLLRSLKIPVLSKLLLVYIEPIRNSPLVAQLFFAYYGIAMVTDFSPSAFQAAVWTLGINTSAFAAVIVDASIRSVEKGQWEAAYSLGMNYWKTFRLVIVPQAIRVFIPSFVGLCVNQLQVSSLVSLIGFVDLTRVGYMLTLRTYRPFLIWSIVAVLYFALSFPISKFARYAESRVKSYGKIG; via the coding sequence GTGGAACAATATATATTTCCAAAACTAACTAGTTATGACGCTTTGCTTCTTTTGAAGGGGATGGGAATGACAATTACGGTCACCCTTCTGGCAATCGCAATAGGTCTTGTTGTCGGGTTTTTCATTGGATTACTGAGAAGCCTGAAGATACCCGTTCTGAGTAAACTGCTGTTAGTGTACATAGAACCGATAAGGAATTCGCCACTGGTTGCGCAACTCTTCTTTGCTTACTATGGCATTGCGATGGTAACCGATTTCAGCCCATCAGCTTTTCAGGCCGCTGTCTGGACTCTTGGAATAAATACGAGCGCATTTGCTGCAGTAATTGTCGATGCATCCATCAGGTCCGTTGAAAAAGGGCAGTGGGAAGCCGCCTACTCGCTGGGGATGAATTACTGGAAGACATTCAGACTTGTAATTGTTCCTCAAGCCATTCGAGTATTCATTCCTTCCTTTGTAGGGCTTTGCGTCAATCAGTTACAGGTTTCCTCTCTTGTCTCTCTTATTGGTTTCGTTGATCTTACAAGAGTTGGATATATGCTTACTCTCCGAACGTACAGACCATTTCTCATATGGTCGATTGTCGCAGTCCTGTATTTTGCTCTGTCTTTTCCAATATCCAAATTCGCCAGATACGCCGAATCCCGAGTTAAGTCCTATGGAAAGATAGGTTGA
- a CDS encoding amino acid ABC transporter ATP-binding protein, producing MIQVRNVSKSFGSTNVLNKLSIDFDKGVTVIMGQSGAGKSTLLRCINGLEKIDGGDIVVDGLSINEKKNVREIREKCSMVFQQFNLFPHLNVLENVTLSPIHVLGIEKKKAQEKAVRFLEMVGLSEKIKSYPSQLSGGQQQRVAIARALIMEPSALLLDEITSALDPEMTSEVLEVIERIAREGTTMLVVTHEVSFARRVADRVVFLENGKVLADQNTEDFFSSNNERIMRFLQKIEFN from the coding sequence ATGATTCAAGTTCGCAATGTCAGCAAATCATTCGGTAGCACAAATGTACTGAATAAATTAAGCATTGATTTTGATAAAGGAGTCACCGTAATAATGGGTCAAAGCGGTGCAGGCAAGAGCACACTTTTACGTTGCATAAATGGTCTTGAGAAAATAGATGGCGGTGATATCGTTGTTGATGGATTATCCATAAACGAAAAGAAGAATGTTAGGGAGATAAGAGAGAAGTGTTCAATGGTTTTTCAGCAGTTCAATCTATTCCCTCATCTTAACGTCCTCGAAAATGTTACGCTGAGCCCCATCCACGTTCTGGGAATTGAGAAAAAGAAAGCGCAGGAGAAAGCAGTGAGATTTCTTGAAATGGTAGGACTCAGCGAGAAGATAAAGAGTTATCCTTCACAACTTTCAGGTGGCCAGCAGCAAAGGGTCGCTATAGCAAGGGCTTTGATCATGGAACCAAGCGCCCTTCTTCTTGATGAAATAACTTCTGCCTTGGACCCGGAGATGACATCCGAAGTCCTGGAAGTTATTGAGCGAATAGCGCGAGAAGGTACGACCATGCTTGTTGTGACTCATGAAGTGTCCTTTGCAAGAAGAGTCGCTGACAGGGTGGTGTTTCTTGAGAATGGGAAAGTCTTGGCTGATCAGAATACTGAGGATTTTTTCAGTTCAAACAACGAAAGAATAATGAGGTTTCTCCAGAAAATCGAATTCAACTGA
- a CDS encoding isoaspartyl peptidase/L-asparaginase family protein, which translates to MKALVVHGGCDEGFLPDEEKRARLSGVRDAFQEGLLILKEMDSALDAVEHVIKNLEDNPHFDAGVIGSFSNMIGEIEMDAAIMDSNESAGGVIRIRNIAHPISVARKVMEEMPHLLLCGKGAEIFARISGFREISPEEQHGNVDQREITKLPEEFRNFILEYTERLKEHKLFSTVGAVAIDSKGYIVAGTSTGGIAKAFPGRVGDSAIIGAGTFATFYGGSSATGIGEGIIRVGVTRKVVDMVENGTPIQEACSKVVDICSRRGFPCGVIALDRDGNAGISHNGHFMPTLSIKLD; encoded by the coding sequence ATGAAAGCGCTTGTTGTACATGGAGGATGTGATGAGGGGTTCTTACCTGATGAGGAAAAGAGAGCCCGTCTTTCCGGGGTAAGAGATGCGTTTCAGGAAGGTTTGCTGATTCTCAAGGAAATGGACTCTGCTCTCGATGCTGTTGAGCACGTGATAAAAAACTTGGAGGACAATCCTCACTTTGACGCAGGAGTCATTGGCTCTTTCAGCAACATGATTGGGGAGATTGAAATGGATGCTGCAATCATGGATAGCAATGAGTCGGCAGGCGGAGTGATAAGAATCAGGAATATCGCTCATCCTATTAGTGTAGCAAGAAAAGTTATGGAGGAAATGCCACATCTTCTTCTATGTGGTAAAGGCGCGGAGATATTTGCGCGTATTTCGGGTTTTCGTGAAATTAGTCCGGAAGAACAGCACGGAAATGTTGATCAAAGAGAAATCACTAAGCTTCCAGAAGAATTCAGGAATTTCATTTTGGAGTATACAGAAAGGCTCAAAGAACACAAGCTGTTTTCCACTGTAGGGGCCGTTGCTATAGATTCAAAAGGATACATCGTTGCAGGCACTTCAACGGGAGGAATTGCAAAAGCATTTCCTGGAAGAGTGGGTGATTCTGCGATTATTGGTGCAGGGACTTTTGCAACCTTTTATGGAGGTTCCTCAGCAACAGGAATTGGTGAAGGGATTATCAGAGTAGGCGTAACCAGAAAAGTAGTAGACATGGTAGAGAATGGTACACCCATTCAAGAAGCGTGTTCAAAAGTCGTAGATATATGTTCAAGACGGGGATTCCCGTGTGGGGTAATCGCTCTCGACAGAGATGGTAACGCAGGAATATCTCATAACGGTCATTTCATGCCAACACTTAGCATCAAACTCGATTGA
- a CDS encoding aminopeptidase P family N-terminal domain-containing protein produces the protein MKKIRIVEIELPEDKTIDNYVEITALKYQDRLNLVRIAMEERKLDFLVIYGDREHFANLHYLTGYDPRFEESILVVPKRGTPYLLVGNEGLGYKDIAKLPAEIVLFQTFSLMGQPRDKSDSLESVLKDTGIKKGSKIGLVGTKYFEEKEFHSPSYKIDVPSFITDVVRSLAGYENVVNQTDIFMHPERGLRTFLSAEDIAAFESASCIVYSGVRRLLLGLREGISEYEAAGLLAYAGFPPLSCHITVGFGKNALLGLSSPSPFRKLDLGEYINFGYGVWGANIARAGLAAEDEKHFPYSASNILQELYFPYFKMMTKWYESLKIGTDGNSVYNTVKEFVENPDNGVSLNPGHLIHNDEWLNSPFYDGSRDILHSGMAIQCDIISAPGSPLFGVHVEDGLVLADESLRNELRKKFPNTSARFESRRDFMKQKLGIEISDEVLPMSDIQACLAPFMMSPGKVLAWI, from the coding sequence GTGAAGAAAATAAGAATAGTGGAAATAGAGCTACCAGAGGATAAGACCATCGACAATTATGTTGAAATCACTGCGCTTAAGTATCAGGACAGGCTAAATCTTGTGAGAATTGCCATGGAAGAGAGGAAGCTAGATTTTCTAGTAATTTATGGTGACAGAGAGCATTTTGCAAATCTTCACTATTTAACTGGCTACGACCCGCGTTTCGAAGAGTCTATTCTCGTAGTCCCCAAAAGAGGAACCCCTTATTTGCTTGTTGGAAACGAAGGTCTTGGATATAAAGATATTGCTAAACTTCCGGCTGAAATAGTGCTCTTCCAGACATTCAGTTTGATGGGACAGCCAAGAGACAAAAGCGATTCACTGGAATCTGTCTTAAAAGACACTGGAATTAAAAAGGGTTCGAAGATAGGTCTTGTTGGAACGAAATACTTTGAAGAGAAGGAATTTCATTCCCCGTCATATAAGATAGATGTTCCTAGTTTCATAACCGATGTAGTTAGATCTTTAGCAGGATACGAGAATGTTGTTAATCAGACGGATATATTTATGCACCCGGAAAGGGGGTTGAGGACTTTTCTGAGTGCGGAAGATATAGCCGCATTCGAGAGTGCATCCTGTATCGTTTACTCAGGGGTCCGTAGACTTTTGCTTGGTCTGAGAGAAGGGATCTCAGAATACGAGGCAGCCGGGCTTCTTGCTTACGCAGGGTTTCCGCCATTATCATGCCATATAACAGTTGGCTTCGGGAAGAACGCTCTTCTAGGATTGAGTTCACCCTCACCCTTTAGAAAACTAGACTTGGGTGAATATATAAACTTCGGATACGGAGTATGGGGAGCAAATATTGCAAGAGCCGGTCTCGCTGCGGAAGATGAGAAACACTTTCCATATTCTGCATCGAACATTCTCCAAGAACTTTACTTTCCATATTTTAAGATGATGACAAAATGGTATGAATCTCTGAAAATTGGAACTGATGGAAACTCAGTCTATAATACCGTAAAGGAGTTCGTGGAAAATCCTGACAATGGAGTAAGTCTAAACCCCGGTCATCTAATTCACAACGATGAGTGGCTAAATTCCCCATTCTACGATGGATCTCGGGATATACTGCACTCGGGGATGGCAATTCAATGTGACATCATCTCTGCACCTGGATCACCGCTTTTTGGAGTGCATGTAGAAGATGGTCTTGTGTTGGCAGACGAGTCACTGAGAAACGAGTTAAGAAAGAAATTTCCGAATACGAGCGCTCGTTTTGAGTCAAGAAGAGACTTCATGAAACAAAAGCTTGGGATTGAGATATCAGACGAAGTGCTTCCAATGAGCGATATCCAAGCGTGTCTAGCTCCCTTCATGATGTCCCCGGGAAAAGTGCTCGCCTGGATCTAG
- a CDS encoding Fic family protein, with protein sequence MTENDQDRSTERLAGYAALIERYDLDVILNWHRSLVTTSGIRRIDSSEGIVEEVYPPKYWPGDTLGDHLEFALKYDGTNLAILASLFQVVAEEDFLQYVRSRPTGKYARRLWYLYEFLTGKMLPLDDLKQGNYIDLLEPDEYYALNRARRIRRQRINDNLLGDPRFSPTVRRTETLRNFEAANLPRRCRTVVSSYSPELLRRALGYLYTKETKSSFEIEHIKPTSTRTERFVALLQLAEQEDFCEKPRLIELQNRIVDQRFRDYDYRTSQNYVGETIAWQRERIHFMCPKPEDLADMMEGLITAHKRMDASDVSPVVHAAVISYGFVFLHPFQDGNGRIHRFLIHNILARRGFTPKGVMFPISASMLKNPDVYDASLEAFSRHIMALVEYSLDEEGRMTVHNDTAKWYRYIDMTPQVEALFKFIDQTIEVELTQELAFLANYDETKKAIQEIVDMPDRLIDLFIRFCLQNNGRLSAQKRKSHFDFLSDEEIAHMEQAVLAAYGDKTSNAD encoded by the coding sequence ATGACTGAAAACGATCAGGATAGATCGACTGAAAGACTCGCAGGGTATGCGGCGCTCATCGAGCGATATGACCTAGATGTTATTCTAAATTGGCACAGATCGCTGGTGACTACCAGCGGAATCCGCAGGATCGATTCGAGCGAGGGCATAGTCGAGGAGGTATATCCTCCCAAGTACTGGCCGGGGGATACACTGGGTGATCATCTTGAATTTGCGCTTAAATACGACGGGACGAATCTCGCGATACTCGCCAGCCTATTTCAGGTAGTTGCAGAGGAAGACTTTCTCCAATATGTCCGCTCCAGACCAACCGGCAAATATGCCAGGCGGTTGTGGTATCTTTACGAGTTTCTTACCGGGAAAATGCTTCCTCTCGATGACTTGAAGCAGGGTAACTACATTGATCTGCTTGAGCCGGATGAATATTACGCGCTCAACAGGGCCCGCCGGATTCGTCGTCAGCGGATCAACGACAATTTGCTGGGTGACCCAAGATTTAGTCCAACGGTTCGCCGCACTGAAACCCTTCGAAACTTTGAAGCAGCCAATCTTCCCAGGCGATGCCGAACGGTGGTGTCCAGTTATTCCCCGGAGTTACTGAGGAGGGCACTCGGTTATCTGTACACCAAGGAGACAAAATCCTCTTTTGAGATCGAACACATTAAGCCCACATCGACCAGAACCGAGCGATTTGTGGCTCTACTTCAGCTGGCCGAGCAGGAAGACTTTTGTGAAAAACCGCGCTTGATCGAACTTCAGAATCGCATTGTCGATCAACGATTTCGCGATTACGATTACCGGACGAGCCAGAACTATGTAGGAGAAACAATCGCCTGGCAGAGGGAAAGGATACATTTCATGTGTCCAAAGCCTGAGGATTTGGCTGACATGATGGAGGGTCTAATAACTGCCCATAAGCGCATGGACGCGAGCGATGTGTCGCCCGTAGTTCACGCCGCAGTTATCTCCTACGGGTTCGTTTTCTTGCATCCTTTCCAAGACGGCAATGGTCGAATCCACCGTTTTCTGATCCACAACATCCTTGCCCGCCGGGGCTTCACTCCCAAAGGCGTCATGTTTCCCATATCGGCATCGATGCTGAAGAACCCTGACGTCTATGACGCTTCTCTAGAAGCGTTCTCCAGGCATATTATGGCCCTGGTGGAATACTCGCTCGATGAAGAAGGACGCATGACCGTTCACAACGATACTGCCAAGTGGTACCGGTATATCGATATGACGCCCCAGGTGGAGGCACTCTTCAAATTCATCGATCAGACCATCGAGGTGGAACTCACCCAAGAATTGGCGTTTCTAGCCAATTACGATGAGACAAAGAAAGCGATCCAGGAGATCGTGGATATGCCCGACCGGTTGATAGACCTCTTCATTCGCTTCTGCCTGCAAAACAATGGCAGACTTTCGGCACAGAAACGCAAGAGTCACTTTGACTTTCTGTCGGACGAGGAAATCGCCCATATGGAGCAGGCGGTTCTTGCAGCCTACGGCGACAAGACCTCGAACGCTGATTGA
- a CDS encoding helix-turn-helix domain-containing protein, protein MVEMGGTKYYDTKEVSEILDCTPWTIRKWINDGTLKASKLGKRYFIDEWTIQKKLDWREKSGEGYSSGPNSTGSKRKRMDEMRNSGWKTAKFEELLEGKYAILDEDGIRIGTLVREQE, encoded by the coding sequence ATGGTAGAGATGGGTGGAACAAAATATTACGACACTAAAGAAGTTTCGGAGATTCTAGACTGCACTCCCTGGACGATTAGAAAATGGATCAACGACGGGACTCTTAAAGCCTCAAAGCTAGGCAAGCGATACTTCATTGACGAATGGACAATACAGAAGAAGCTCGACTGGAGAGAGAAATCCGGGGAAGGTTATTCATCCGGGCCAAACTCAACCGGGAGCAAAAGAAAGCGTATGGATGAAATGAGGAACTCCGGCTGGAAGACTGCGAAGTTTGAAGAGCTTCTCGAAGGAAAGTACGCGATCCTCGATGAAGATGGAATTCGAATCGGGACCCTCGTCAGGGAGCAAGAATAA
- a CDS encoding HD domain-containing phosphohydrolase, whose protein sequence is MTRIPVDNEPRSATIKILLVEDLESDAELAKLEISRGLADWCDSLEFRNVDNRRDFLDAIEDFKPDLIISDYMMPLFNGMEVITLTLERTPETPIVILTGSMNEETAVNCMKAGAADYVIKEHMTRLPFAVKEAINRKKEAVLRSEAERALEESEKKFRLIAEKANDLVYRIELYPERRFSYVSPSATKITGYTPEDHYSNPNLGFELVHPDDREKLDALTHQVDEAPILLRWIKKSGEVIWCEQMNVPVYDGNGQLIAIEGIARDVTERQKASEDLKGAFYSIVNVLSDMLNLKDPYTQFHEKNVAKLSLKIGKAMGLDEFTLESIRVSAMVHDIGKIIVPTELLSKPGILSSIEFEMIKRHPETAYEILHEVDLPWPVAEIVYQHHERLDGSGYPRHLKDGEILLEAKIIMVADVFEAMSSHRPYRAALGFEAALEEINKNAGKLYDSDVVRVCTSIIESGFKF, encoded by the coding sequence ATGACCAGAATTCCGGTAGATAATGAGCCCCGTTCTGCAACGATCAAAATACTTCTCGTGGAGGATCTGGAAAGCGATGCCGAACTTGCGAAGCTCGAGATCTCGAGAGGGCTTGCAGACTGGTGCGATTCGCTGGAATTTCGGAACGTCGATAACAGGAGGGATTTTCTCGATGCGATCGAGGACTTCAAGCCGGACCTGATAATCTCCGATTACATGATGCCGCTTTTCAACGGCATGGAAGTAATAACACTTACCCTGGAACGAACTCCCGAGACACCGATAGTGATTCTTACGGGTTCTATGAATGAAGAGACTGCCGTAAATTGTATGAAGGCCGGTGCGGCAGACTACGTTATAAAAGAGCATATGACCAGGCTTCCCTTCGCAGTCAAAGAGGCGATCAATAGAAAGAAAGAAGCAGTGCTGAGGAGCGAAGCGGAAAGGGCTCTGGAAGAAAGTGAGAAGAAGTTCAGACTCATAGCGGAGAAGGCCAACGACCTTGTCTACAGGATTGAACTTTATCCGGAGCGGAGATTCTCGTACGTGAGTCCCTCTGCCACGAAGATAACCGGCTACACCCCTGAAGACCATTACTCGAATCCGAATCTTGGTTTCGAGCTGGTGCACCCGGACGATCGAGAAAAACTTGATGCTCTTACGCATCAAGTTGATGAAGCTCCAATTCTGTTGAGATGGATAAAGAAGAGCGGAGAGGTCATCTGGTGCGAGCAGATGAACGTACCTGTTTACGACGGCAACGGTCAACTTATCGCGATCGAAGGTATTGCCCGGGACGTAACAGAGCGTCAGAAAGCGAGTGAGGATCTGAAAGGCGCATTTTATTCAATAGTTAATGTTCTTTCCGACATGCTGAATCTTAAGGATCCATACACTCAGTTCCATGAGAAGAATGTGGCAAAGCTTTCCCTGAAAATAGGCAAGGCAATGGGCCTGGACGAGTTTACACTTGAATCCATTAGGGTCTCGGCAATGGTTCACGACATTGGAAAAATCATCGTCCCCACGGAGCTACTCTCTAAGCCCGGAATCTTGAGCAGTATTGAGTTCGAGATGATAAAGAGACACCCCGAAACGGCATACGAAATCCTTCATGAGGTGGACCTGCCCTGGCCGGTTGCGGAAATAGTGTATCAGCATCACGAGCGACTTGACGGTTCCGGTTATCCCAGGCATCTGAAGGATGGAGAGATCCTGCTGGAAGCTAAGATAATTATGGTAGCCGATGTCTTCGAGGCAATGAGCTCGCACAGGCCATACAGGGCTGCCTTGGGTTTCGAAGCGGCACTTGAAGAAATAAATAAGAATGCTGGAAAGCTTTACGACTCCGACGTCGTGAGAGTCTGCACATCAATAATCGAATCAGGTTTCAAATTCTGA